In Jejubacter calystegiae, the following are encoded in one genomic region:
- a CDS encoding type II toxin-antitoxin system HicA family toxin, whose translation MKQREFRRFLARQGATFVEGRSHVKIYLNGRQCVMPRHPGRELNESLRRAILRQLDII comes from the coding sequence ATGAAGCAGAGGGAATTCCGGCGTTTCCTGGCCCGCCAGGGAGCCACCTTCGTTGAAGGGAGAAGCCATGTGAAGATCTATCTTAATGGCCGGCAGTGTGTGATGCCTCGCCATCCGGGCAGGGAGCTGAATGAGAGTCTGCGCAGGGCGATTTTGCGGCAGCTCGATATCATTTAA
- a CDS encoding type II toxin-antitoxin system HicB family antitoxin has product MRYKVNLEVAQEGGWFVSFPDIPEALTQGDSREEALAMAQDALVTAFDFYFEDGRQIPAPASIQRDDNWVDVPASVAAKVILLNALLEAEISQADLARRLRTRPQEVSRIVNLAHPTKIDTIERALAALGLRLELSATPG; this is encoded by the coding sequence ATGCGTTATAAGGTTAATCTTGAAGTGGCACAGGAGGGGGGATGGTTTGTCTCTTTCCCCGATATTCCTGAGGCTCTTACCCAGGGCGACAGTCGTGAGGAAGCACTGGCGATGGCTCAGGACGCCCTGGTGACTGCGTTTGATTTCTACTTCGAAGATGGTCGCCAGATTCCGGCTCCGGCGAGCATTCAACGCGATGATAACTGGGTCGATGTGCCCGCCAGCGTTGCAGCGAAGGTGATATTGCTTAATGCGCTGCTGGAAGCGGAGATCTCTCAGGCCGATTTGGCGCGCCGTTTACGTACCCGTCCCCAGGAGGTGTCCCGTATTGTAAACCTGGCGCATCCGACCAAAATCGATACTATTGAGCGGGCGCTGGCGGCATTGGGGCTGCGCCTGGAACTGTCCGCGACTCCGGGTTGA
- the yajL gene encoding protein deglycase YajL, with translation MSASALVCLAPGSEETEAVTTIDLLVRAGIKVTTASVASDGDLTITCSRGVRLLTDAPLVKVADGEFDVIILPGGLGGAQCFRDSPLLVETVRQFHLSGRIVAAICAAAGTVLVPHNLFPGANMTGFPGLKETIPTEQWKERRVVWDPRFNLLTSQGPGTAIDFALKIIDLLVSTEKAHEVAGQLVMAAGIYNYYQE, from the coding sequence ATGAGCGCATCAGCACTGGTTTGCCTGGCGCCTGGTAGTGAAGAGACGGAAGCCGTCACCACTATCGATCTGCTGGTACGGGCGGGGATTAAAGTCACGACCGCCAGCGTAGCCAGCGACGGCGATTTAACCATCACCTGCTCACGCGGTGTTCGACTACTGACCGATGCGCCGCTGGTTAAAGTCGCCGATGGCGAATTCGATGTGATTATTCTGCCTGGCGGACTTGGCGGCGCGCAATGCTTTCGCGATAGCCCGCTGTTAGTAGAAACCGTCCGCCAGTTTCATCTTTCGGGGCGCATTGTGGCCGCCATCTGCGCTGCCGCAGGCACAGTGCTGGTCCCTCACAATCTGTTTCCCGGCGCCAATATGACCGGCTTTCCCGGCCTGAAAGAGACCATTCCAACGGAGCAATGGAAGGAACGCCGTGTAGTCTGGGATCCCCGCTTTAACCTGTTAACCAGCCAGGGGCCAGGCACCGCCATCGATTTCGCGCTGAAGATTATCGATCTGCTGGTCAGCACCGAAAAGGCCCATGAAGTCGCAGGCCAACTGGTGATGGCGGCGGGGATCTATAACTACTACCAGGAGTGA
- the panE gene encoding 2-dehydropantoate 2-reductase: MKITVLGCGALGQLWLTALYKQHHQLQGWLRVPQTSCTADVTETDGTHINLTFTANNRDFLAHSDLLLVTLKAWQVSDAVRHLVAELPENSPILLLHNGMGTLEELKGVRQPLLVGVTTQAAKREGNKVIHVASGLTHIGPGNEAGQRHSGLAVALQHALPDVAWHDNISAIAWKKLAVNCAINPLTALHDCNNGALRARPGEVELICNEVALVMAREGHHTSREGLLDYVWQVIGATAGNASSMLQDVRARRHTEIDYITGYLLKRARAHGLEAPHNSRLFEQIKRKENDYERISTGLPGAW; encoded by the coding sequence ATGAAGATTACCGTACTGGGTTGCGGCGCGCTGGGCCAGTTGTGGCTCACAGCCCTGTACAAACAGCACCATCAATTGCAGGGCTGGTTGCGCGTCCCCCAGACCTCGTGCACAGCCGATGTCACAGAGACAGACGGCACTCACATTAATCTAACGTTCACCGCCAATAATCGCGATTTTCTGGCTCACAGCGACCTGCTACTGGTGACACTGAAAGCCTGGCAGGTTTCCGACGCGGTGCGCCACCTGGTCGCAGAATTACCGGAAAACAGTCCAATACTGTTGCTGCACAATGGAATGGGGACCCTGGAGGAGCTCAAGGGCGTACGCCAGCCGCTACTGGTGGGCGTGACTACACAGGCGGCAAAGCGCGAAGGTAATAAGGTCATCCACGTCGCCAGTGGCCTGACGCATATTGGGCCGGGTAACGAGGCTGGGCAACGGCATAGTGGACTGGCGGTAGCGCTACAGCACGCCCTGCCCGATGTCGCCTGGCACGATAACATCAGCGCCATTGCCTGGAAAAAACTGGCGGTCAACTGCGCTATTAACCCCCTGACGGCCCTGCACGACTGTAACAATGGCGCTCTGCGCGCCCGGCCTGGTGAGGTGGAGCTTATCTGCAACGAAGTGGCGCTGGTGATGGCACGCGAAGGGCACCACACCTCACGGGAAGGATTACTCGACTACGTATGGCAGGTGATTGGCGCCACCGCAGGGAATGCCTCCTCCATGCTACAGGACGTGCGCGCCCGACGTCACACCGAAATCGACTACATCACCGGCTATCTGCTGAAACGCGCCCGAGCTCATGGACTGGAAGCGCCGCACAATAGCCGCCTGTTCGAACAGATAAAACGTAAGGAGAATGACTATGAGCGCATCAGCACTGGTTTGCCTGGCGCCTGGTAG
- a CDS encoding YajQ family cyclic di-GMP-binding protein, translating to MPSFDIVSEVDMQEVRNAVDNASRELETRFDFRNVTASFDLNDKNQTIKVVSESDFQVNQLLDILRSKLLKRNIEGSAIEVPDEFEHSGKTWSVDAKLKQGIETAQAKKIVKLIKDSKLKVQAQIQGEQVRVTGKSRDDLQSVMALVRGGNLGQPFQFTNFRD from the coding sequence ATGCCATCTTTTGACATTGTATCCGAAGTCGATATGCAGGAAGTGCGTAACGCGGTGGATAACGCCAGCCGCGAACTGGAGACCCGCTTCGACTTCCGTAACGTAACCGCAAGCTTTGATCTTAATGATAAAAATCAGACGATTAAGGTCGTTAGCGAGTCTGATTTTCAGGTTAACCAACTGCTGGATATCCTGCGCAGCAAGCTCCTGAAGCGTAATATCGAAGGCAGCGCTATCGAAGTGCCGGACGAGTTTGAGCACAGCGGTAAGACCTGGAGCGTGGACGCCAAACTGAAGCAGGGGATCGAGACTGCGCAGGCGAAGAAGATTGTGAAACTGATTAAAGACAGTAAGCTGAAAGTGCAGGCTCAGATCCAGGGGGAGCAGGTGCGGGTAACCGGCAAGTCACGCGACGATCTGCAGTCAGTGATGGCGCTGGTGCGCGGTGGTAATCTGGGACAGCCTTTCCAGTTCACCAACTTCCGCGACTAA
- a CDS encoding MFS transporter, whose translation MNDYKMTPLERRATWGLGTVFSLRMLGMFMVLPVLTTWGMALQGASEALIGLAIGIYGLAQAIFQIPFGLLSDRIGRKPLIIGGLLIFVLGSVIAALSHSIWGVILGRALQGSGAIAAAVMALLSDLTREQNRTKAMAFIGISFGVTFAIAMVLGPIVTHAAGLHGLFWMIALLATLGIVITLLVVPSSENHVLNRDSGMVRGCFSKVMSNPKLLKLNFGIMCLHILLMSTFVALPGELERAGLPAEQHWKVYLCTMLIAFASVLPLIIYAEVKRRMKRVFVGCVALIIIAEIVLWGAGTGFWTLALGVQLFFLAFNLMEALLPSLISKESPAGYKGTAMGVYSTSQFIGVAIGGSLGGWLDGLLDSQTVFLCGALLATLWLLVSMTMSEPPYVSSLRVELNEAAARDPDLQRRLLAAPGVSEAIIVPGEGSAYVKIDSKVTNRFDIEQIINGTAA comes from the coding sequence ATGAACGACTATAAAATGACGCCCCTGGAGCGGCGCGCCACCTGGGGGTTAGGGACGGTCTTTTCACTACGCATGCTGGGCATGTTTATGGTGCTGCCGGTTCTGACCACATGGGGCATGGCGCTACAGGGCGCCAGCGAAGCGCTCATCGGTCTGGCGATCGGCATCTACGGCCTGGCTCAGGCTATCTTCCAGATTCCTTTCGGCCTGCTTTCCGATCGCATTGGCCGTAAACCGCTGATTATCGGCGGCCTGTTGATATTCGTGCTGGGTAGCGTTATTGCCGCCCTCTCCCACTCCATCTGGGGCGTCATCCTCGGCCGCGCCCTGCAGGGCTCAGGCGCGATTGCCGCCGCAGTCATGGCGCTGCTTTCAGACCTCACCCGGGAACAGAACCGCACCAAGGCCATGGCGTTTATCGGCATCAGCTTCGGGGTCACCTTCGCTATCGCGATGGTGCTGGGCCCCATAGTAACGCATGCCGCCGGACTGCACGGGCTGTTCTGGATGATCGCTCTACTGGCGACCCTGGGCATCGTCATTACGCTGCTGGTTGTCCCCTCCAGTGAAAACCATGTGCTGAATCGCGACTCCGGCATGGTACGTGGCTGTTTTAGTAAAGTGATGAGCAACCCGAAGTTGCTGAAGCTGAACTTCGGCATTATGTGTCTGCATATCCTGCTGATGTCCACCTTTGTGGCGCTGCCTGGCGAGCTGGAGCGGGCAGGACTCCCTGCCGAACAGCACTGGAAGGTTTATCTGTGCACCATGCTAATCGCATTCGCATCGGTGCTGCCGCTGATTATTTATGCCGAAGTCAAACGCCGGATGAAGCGCGTCTTCGTCGGCTGCGTGGCACTGATTATTATTGCGGAGATTGTACTCTGGGGCGCCGGTACCGGCTTCTGGACCCTGGCGCTGGGCGTTCAACTGTTCTTCCTGGCCTTTAACCTGATGGAAGCGCTGCTACCGTCGCTTATCAGTAAAGAGTCCCCGGCTGGCTATAAAGGAACGGCGATGGGCGTTTATTCCACCAGCCAGTTTATCGGCGTTGCCATCGGCGGTTCACTGGGAGGCTGGCTGGACGGTCTGCTCGATTCCCAGACCGTTTTTCTGTGCGGCGCGCTGCTGGCAACCCTCTGGCTGCTGGTAAGCATGACCATGAGTGAGCCGCCCTATGTAAGCAGCCTGCGCGTGGAACTGAATGAGGCAGCGGCCCGGGATCCCGATCTACAGCGCCGTCTGCTGGCTGCACCCGGCGTAAGCGAGGCGATTATCGTCCCGGGCGAGGGCAGCGCCTACGTGAAAATTGACAGCAAAGTGACCAACCGTTTCGATATCGAACAAATCATCAACGGCACTGCTGCCTGA
- the cyoE gene encoding heme o synthase, whose amino-acid sequence MIKQYLQVTKPGIIFGNLISVIGGFLLASQGSIDYPLFLYTLMGVSLVVASGCVYNNVIDRDIDQKMERTKNRVLVKGLISPKVSLVYATLLGIAGFMMLWFGANPLAMWLAVMGFVVYVGVYSLYMKRKSVYGTLIGSLSGAAPPVIGYCAVTNEFDAGALILLAIFSLWQMPHSYAIAIFRFKDYQAANIPVLPVVKGVPVAKNHITLYIIAFAVATLMLSLSGYAGYKYLIVAAAVSVWWLGMALSGYKTENDRVWARKLFVFSIVAITSLSVMMSVDFMVPESGNLLTWVR is encoded by the coding sequence ATGATTAAGCAATACCTGCAAGTCACGAAACCAGGAATTATTTTCGGGAATTTAATTTCTGTCATAGGGGGATTTTTACTGGCCTCACAGGGCAGTATTGACTATCCCCTCTTCCTTTACACCCTGATGGGCGTATCGCTGGTGGTGGCGTCTGGTTGCGTTTATAACAACGTGATCGACCGCGACATCGACCAGAAAATGGAGAGAACGAAGAATCGGGTGCTGGTAAAAGGCCTGATCTCACCGAAAGTATCGCTGGTGTACGCCACCTTGTTGGGTATTGCTGGCTTCATGATGCTGTGGTTTGGTGCCAACCCGCTAGCCATGTGGCTGGCGGTGATGGGCTTCGTGGTTTATGTAGGCGTCTACAGCCTGTATATGAAGCGCAAGTCCGTCTACGGTACGTTGATCGGCAGTCTCTCCGGCGCGGCGCCGCCGGTGATCGGCTACTGTGCTGTCACCAACGAGTTCGACGCTGGTGCCCTGATCCTGCTGGCTATCTTTAGCCTGTGGCAGATGCCGCACTCCTATGCGATTGCCATCTTCCGCTTTAAGGATTATCAGGCCGCCAACATTCCGGTTCTGCCGGTAGTGAAAGGCGTGCCTGTGGCAAAGAACCACATTACGCTCTACATCATCGCTTTTGCAGTGGCCACGCTGATGCTGTCGCTGAGCGGCTACGCCGGTTACAAGTATCTGATTGTTGCCGCGGCGGTTAGCGTATGGTGGCTGGGGATGGCGCTTTCTGGCTATAAGACCGAGAACGATCGCGTCTGGGCCCGTAAGCTTTTCGTCTTCTCTATCGTCGCTATCACTTCGCTGAGCGTGATGATGTCGGTCGACTTTATGGTGCCGGAATCCGGTAACCTGTTGACCTGGGTCAGATAA
- a CDS encoding cytochrome o ubiquinol oxidase subunit IV gives MSHSNEHAGAHHGSVKTYMTGFILSIILTVIPFWMVMNGSASPSTLLWVIVVTAVIQLLVHLSCFLHLNTSSEGGWNMIAFVFTVLIIAIVVVGSIWIMWNLNHNMMLH, from the coding sequence ATGAGTCATTCCAACGAACACGCCGGCGCACATCACGGCAGCGTTAAGACCTACATGACCGGGTTCATTCTCTCTATCATCCTGACGGTGATCCCCTTCTGGATGGTAATGAATGGCAGCGCGTCCCCCTCTACCCTGCTCTGGGTGATTGTGGTGACCGCAGTGATTCAGCTTCTGGTCCATCTGTCGTGCTTCCTGCACCTGAACACCTCTTCGGAGGGCGGCTGGAACATGATTGCCTTTGTCTTTACCGTGCTAATCATCGCCATCGTGGTGGTGGGCTCGATTTGGATTATGTGGAATCTTAACCACAACATGATGCTTCACTAA
- a CDS encoding cytochrome o ubiquinol oxidase subunit III, whose translation MSTDTLSHANAHDHGHHDAGANKVFGFWIYLMSDCIIFATLFATYAVLVNGTAGGPTGKDIFELPFVLVETFLLLFSSITYGMAVIAMNKQNRGQVMTWLALTFLFGAGFIGMEIYEFHHLIAEGFGPDRSGFLSAFFALVGTHGLHVTSGLIWMLVLMVQISRRGLTSTNRTRVMCLSMFWHFLDVVWICVFSVVYLMGAM comes from the coding sequence ATGTCAACTGATACTCTGTCTCACGCGAACGCCCACGATCATGGGCACCACGATGCAGGCGCCAATAAGGTCTTTGGCTTCTGGATCTACCTGATGAGCGATTGCATTATCTTTGCAACGCTGTTCGCAACCTATGCCGTTCTGGTGAACGGCACTGCTGGCGGCCCGACCGGCAAGGACATCTTCGAACTGCCTTTCGTGCTGGTAGAGACGTTCCTGCTGCTGTTCAGCTCCATCACCTACGGCATGGCGGTTATCGCCATGAACAAACAGAACCGGGGCCAGGTCATGACCTGGCTCGCCCTGACCTTCCTGTTCGGGGCCGGATTTATCGGGATGGAAATCTATGAATTCCATCACCTGATTGCCGAAGGGTTCGGTCCGGATCGCAGCGGCTTCCTGTCAGCCTTCTTTGCACTGGTCGGTACCCACGGTCTGCACGTGACCTCGGGTCTTATCTGGATGCTGGTGCTGATGGTTCAGATTAGCCGTCGTGGCCTGACCAGCACTAACCGCACCCGCGTAATGTGCCTGAGCATGTTCTGGCACTTCCTGGATGTGGTCTGGATCTGTGTCTTCTCTGTAGTCTACCTGATGGGGGCGATGTAA
- the cyoB gene encoding cytochrome o ubiquinol oxidase subunit I: MFGKLTLDAVPYHEPIIMVTISAIIIGGLALLAAITYFGKWSYLWKEWLTSVDHKRLGIMYIIVAIVMLIRGFSDAIMMRSQQALASAGEAGYLPPHHYDQIFTAHGVIMIFFVAMPFVIGLMNLVVPLQIGARDVAYPFLNNLSFWFTVVGVILVNLSLGVGEFAQTGWLAYPPLSGIEYSPTVGVDYWIWSLQLSGIGTTLTGINFFVTIMKMRAPGMTMFKMPVFTWASLCANILIIASFPILTVTIALLTLDRYLGTHFFTNDMGGNMMMYINLIWAWGHPEVYILVLPVFGVFSEITATFSKKRLFGYTSLVWATVCITILSFIVWLHHFFTMGSGANVNAFFGITTMIIAIPTGVKIFNWLFTMYQGRITFHSSMLWTVGFIVTFTIGGMTGVLLAVPGANFVLHNSLFLIAHFHNVIIGGVVFGCFAGLAYWWPKAFGFTLNEKWGKRAFWLWIIGFFVAFMPLYVLGFMGMTRRLSQDIDPQFHPMLMVAAGGAVLIALGILCQLIMFYVSIRDRDQNRDLTGDPWGGRTLEWATSSPPPFYNFAKVPQIHERDAFWEMKEKGEAYKQPAQYEEIHMPKNSGAGIVIAAFATVFGFAMIWHIWWLAIVGFAGMIVTWIVKSFDEDVDYYVPVKEIEKLENQHFDEISKAGLKNVN; encoded by the coding sequence ATGTTTGGAAAATTGACACTGGATGCCGTCCCGTACCATGAACCTATTATCATGGTTACCATATCGGCAATTATTATCGGGGGGCTGGCGCTATTAGCGGCCATCACTTACTTCGGTAAGTGGTCATACCTGTGGAAAGAGTGGCTCACTTCGGTGGACCACAAACGCTTAGGGATCATGTATATCATCGTGGCGATTGTCATGCTGATTCGTGGTTTCTCCGATGCCATCATGATGCGTAGCCAGCAGGCGTTGGCCTCGGCCGGCGAAGCCGGCTATCTGCCCCCCCATCACTACGATCAGATCTTTACCGCCCACGGCGTTATCATGATCTTCTTCGTGGCGATGCCGTTCGTTATCGGTCTGATGAACCTGGTGGTTCCGCTGCAGATCGGCGCGCGCGACGTGGCATATCCCTTCCTGAACAACCTGAGCTTCTGGTTCACGGTTGTCGGCGTTATTCTGGTTAACCTCTCTCTCGGGGTGGGTGAATTCGCCCAGACCGGTTGGCTGGCCTATCCGCCGCTTTCAGGCATAGAGTACAGTCCAACGGTCGGGGTCGATTACTGGATATGGAGTCTACAGCTATCGGGTATTGGTACCACGCTGACCGGTATTAACTTCTTCGTGACCATCATGAAGATGCGCGCACCGGGTATGACCATGTTCAAGATGCCGGTATTTACCTGGGCATCACTGTGCGCCAACATCCTGATTATCGCTTCGTTCCCGATTCTGACGGTGACTATCGCGTTGCTGACCCTGGACCGCTATCTGGGTACCCATTTCTTTACCAACGATATGGGCGGCAACATGATGATGTACATCAACCTGATCTGGGCCTGGGGCCATCCGGAAGTGTACATCCTGGTTCTGCCGGTATTCGGGGTCTTCTCTGAAATTACCGCGACCTTCTCTAAGAAACGTCTGTTCGGTTACACCTCGCTGGTATGGGCGACCGTATGTATCACCATCCTCTCCTTCATCGTGTGGCTGCACCACTTCTTCACGATGGGTTCAGGAGCTAACGTTAACGCCTTCTTCGGTATCACCACCATGATTATCGCCATCCCGACCGGGGTGAAGATCTTCAACTGGCTGTTTACCATGTATCAGGGTCGCATCACCTTCCACTCTTCCATGCTGTGGACCGTGGGCTTTATCGTTACCTTCACCATTGGTGGTATGACCGGGGTTCTGCTGGCCGTACCGGGCGCCAACTTCGTGCTGCACAACAGTCTGTTCCTGATTGCCCACTTCCATAACGTCATCATCGGCGGCGTGGTCTTCGGCTGCTTTGCAGGTCTGGCTTACTGGTGGCCAAAAGCCTTTGGCTTCACTCTGAACGAGAAATGGGGCAAGCGCGCCTTCTGGCTGTGGATCATCGGTTTCTTCGTTGCCTTTATGCCGCTGTACGTGCTGGGCTTCATGGGGATGACCCGTCGTCTGAGCCAGGATATCGACCCGCAGTTCCATCCGATGCTGATGGTTGCCGCTGGCGGTGCTGTACTTATTGCTCTGGGTATCCTGTGCCAGCTGATCATGTTCTACGTCTCTATTCGTGACCGCGATCAGAACCGTGACCTGACCGGTGACCCGTGGGGTGGCCGTACTCTGGAGTGGGCGACTTCTTCTCCGCCGCCGTTCTACAACTTCGCAAAAGTTCCTCAGATCCACGAGCGTGATGCGTTCTGGGAAATGAAAGAGAAAGGCGAAGCGTATAAGCAACCTGCCCAGTATGAAGAGATTCATATGCCGAAAAACAGCGGCGCGGGTATCGTCATCGCTGCATTCGCTACGGTCTTCGGTTTTGCCATGATCTGGCACATCTGGTGGCTGGCCATCGTCGGTTTCGCCGGCATGATCGTCACCTGGATTGTGAAAAGCTTTGACGAGGACGTGGATTACTACGTGCCGGTCAAAGAGATCGAAAAACTGGAAAACCAGCATTTTGACGAAATTAGCAAGGCGGGGCTGAAAAATGTCAACTGA
- the cyoA gene encoding cytochrome o ubiquinol oxidase subunit II, producing MRLRKYNKSLGLLSLIAGTVLLSGCDAALLDPKGQVGLEQRSLILTAFGLMLIVVIPAVLMAVAFAWKYRASNKDAKYTPNWSHSNKVEAVVWIVPILIIVFLAVLTWKTSHSLDPYKPLAAQKDEKPVTIEVVSMDWKWFFIYPEQGIATVNEIAFPANTPVEFKITSNSVMNSFFIPRLGSQIYAMAGMQTKLHLIANEAGTYNGISSSYSGPGFSGMKFKAIATPDRASFDQWVDKVKQSPNAINDMAAYEKIAAPSENNKVEYFSSVKPELFRAVVNKFMAHGQDMDMDHAEGGHASHASGVEGMTMSNAETSHQGAEE from the coding sequence ATGAGACTCAGGAAATACAATAAAAGTTTGGGACTGCTGTCGTTAATCGCAGGCACTGTATTACTCAGCGGCTGTGATGCGGCATTGTTAGACCCCAAAGGGCAAGTCGGCCTGGAGCAACGTTCACTGATACTGACGGCATTTGGCCTGATGTTGATTGTCGTGATTCCGGCCGTTCTGATGGCAGTCGCCTTTGCCTGGAAATACCGTGCGAGCAACAAGGATGCGAAGTACACGCCTAACTGGTCGCACTCCAACAAAGTCGAAGCTGTCGTCTGGATTGTCCCCATCCTTATCATCGTCTTCCTTGCCGTGCTAACCTGGAAAACCAGCCACTCGCTGGATCCATATAAGCCGCTGGCAGCCCAGAAAGACGAAAAACCCGTCACCATTGAAGTTGTTTCTATGGACTGGAAGTGGTTCTTCATCTATCCGGAGCAGGGTATCGCTACGGTGAATGAGATCGCCTTCCCGGCCAATACACCGGTAGAGTTTAAGATTACCTCCAACTCGGTGATGAACTCCTTCTTTATTCCGCGTCTGGGTAGCCAGATCTACGCCATGGCAGGTATGCAGACCAAACTGCACCTGATCGCCAACGAAGCAGGGACATACAACGGTATCTCCTCCAGCTACAGCGGCCCTGGTTTCTCCGGTATGAAATTCAAAGCCATTGCAACACCCGACCGTGCGTCTTTCGATCAGTGGGTAGACAAAGTTAAACAGTCTCCTAACGCGATCAACGATATGGCGGCCTACGAGAAAATCGCAGCCCCCAGTGAAAACAACAAGGTCGAGTACTTCTCCAGCGTGAAGCCTGAATTGTTCCGAGCAGTCGTTAACAAATTCATGGCGCACGGCCAGGACATGGATATGGACCACGCTGAAGGCGGGCACGCAAGCCACGCTTCTGGCGTTGAGGGCATGACCATGAGCAATGCGGAAACCTCTCATCAGGGCGCCGAGGAATAA
- the ampG gene encoding muropeptide MFS transporter AmpG, giving the protein MSSHYLRLFQQPKSAVLLILGFASGLPLALTSGTLQAWMTVENIDLKTIGFFSLVGQAYVFKFLWSPAMDRYCPPLFGRRRGWLLITQLLLLVAIAGMGFLDPASNLRWMAALAVLTAFCSASQDIAFDAWKTDVLPPEERGGGAAISVLGYRLAMLVSGGLALWLADKYLGWNATYWLMAALLIPCLIATWLAPEPTDAIPVPKSLEEAVVAPLRDFFGRNNAWLILLLIVMYKLGDAFAMSLTTTFLIRGVGFDAGEVGVVNKTLGLLATIVGALYGGALMQRMSLFRALLIFGILQGVSNAGYWLLSITDKHMFSMAGAVFFENLCGGMGTSAFVALLMTLCNKSFSATQFALLSALSAVGRVYVGPIAGWFVETHGWSEFYLFSVAAAVPGILLLLLCRSTLEYTQRTGDFMTRSAFAGGYRFALRLLGTGCLLLGAWLLVLILNALDITAFSFGTILLEWGALLAAMGILFGSVLDWLALRRDEKRAAT; this is encoded by the coding sequence ATGAGTAGTCACTACCTTCGCCTCTTCCAGCAACCTAAATCAGCGGTTTTGCTGATTCTGGGCTTCGCATCCGGCCTCCCTCTCGCCCTGACTTCCGGCACGCTCCAGGCCTGGATGACGGTAGAAAATATCGATCTTAAGACCATCGGCTTTTTCTCTCTGGTGGGTCAGGCTTACGTCTTTAAATTCCTGTGGTCGCCCGCAATGGACCGCTACTGTCCGCCGCTGTTTGGCCGACGTCGCGGCTGGCTGCTGATTACCCAGCTTCTGCTGCTAGTGGCCATTGCCGGAATGGGCTTTCTGGATCCCGCCAGCAACCTGCGCTGGATGGCGGCACTGGCAGTACTGACCGCCTTCTGCTCTGCGTCTCAGGACATCGCCTTCGATGCCTGGAAGACCGACGTGCTGCCGCCGGAAGAGCGCGGCGGCGGCGCTGCTATCAGCGTGCTGGGCTACCGTCTGGCAATGCTGGTATCTGGCGGTCTGGCGCTATGGCTGGCGGATAAATATCTGGGCTGGAATGCCACCTACTGGCTGATGGCCGCACTGCTGATTCCCTGCCTGATAGCGACCTGGCTGGCCCCTGAGCCGACAGACGCCATTCCGGTGCCTAAAAGTCTGGAAGAGGCCGTGGTGGCGCCGCTACGCGACTTTTTCGGCCGCAACAACGCCTGGCTGATTCTGTTATTGATCGTGATGTATAAGCTTGGCGACGCCTTCGCCATGAGCCTGACCACGACCTTTCTGATCCGCGGCGTCGGCTTCGATGCCGGTGAAGTGGGCGTGGTGAATAAAACCCTGGGGCTGCTCGCGACCATCGTTGGGGCACTGTATGGCGGCGCTCTGATGCAGCGGATGAGCCTGTTCCGGGCCCTGCTGATCTTCGGCATTCTACAGGGGGTTTCCAACGCAGGTTACTGGCTGCTTTCCATTACCGATAAACATATGTTCAGCATGGCTGGCGCCGTCTTCTTCGAAAACCTGTGCGGCGGTATGGGGACCTCAGCCTTTGTCGCACTACTGATGACGCTGTGTAATAAGTCCTTTTCCGCCACCCAGTTCGCCCTGCTTTCAGCGCTGTCGGCAGTGGGGAGGGTCTATGTTGGCCCCATCGCAGGCTGGTTTGTTGAAACCCATGGCTGGTCCGAGTTCTATCTCTTTTCCGTCGCCGCCGCGGTTCCCGGCATTCTGCTGTTGCTGTTATGCCGCAGTACTCTGGAGTACACCCAACGCACCGGCGACTTTATGACCCGTAGTGCTTTCGCTGGCGGTTATCGCTTTGCGTTACGCCTGTTGGGCACAGGCTGCCTGCTGCTGGGCGCCTGGCTTTTAGTATTGATCCTGAATGCGCTGGATATCACGGCCTTCAGTTTTGGCACCATCCTGCTGGAGTGGGGAGCACTACTGGCGGCAATGGGTATTCTGTTTGGCAGCGTGCTGGACTGGCTGGCGCTACGCCGCGACGAGAAACGTGCCGCGACATAA